The sequence below is a genomic window from Candidatus Omnitrophota bacterium.
GCTGATTCCGGTTTCGATCTCCCCTTTGAGGACCGCCAGCGGCGTGCGCAACTCGTGGGACGCATCCGAGGTGAACTGGCGCATCTGGGCGAACGACCGGTGGAGCCGTCCGGCCATCTCGTTGAACGTGTTGGCAAGCCGCTCGACTTCATCGCCGGTCGCCGGCACCGGAATGCGTCGGTCGACGACGTTGTCCGCTTGGATCGCTTGCGCGCTATCGATCATGTGTCGCAGCGGTGCGAGCGCCCGATTGAGCAGCACCCATGCTCCGATGCTAGCCACGAGAAAAATGATAGGCACGAGAATCACCAGGGTTTCGAGCAGATGCCAGAGGCCTTCTTGCACGCCGCGAAGCGGCATCGCGACAGTGCCTACATAGGCTAGCCGACCGTCTTCGCGCACTTCCTGCCGAAGCGCACGCCATCGCCCGGCGTGCGGCAGCCGGACGGAGACAGGTCGACCAGTACCGGCCTCTGCGGACACTCGCAGGGTGTCACTCACATCAAGCGGCAGCACGGCCGTGTCGTACAGGGTTTTGCCGGCGCCATCGGTGATGTGCACGTAGAGCTCGCGCTCGACCCCGTGGAGATCGGCCATCTCCTTGACGACACGGCCGACCTCGATCCCTTTGTGCTGGGGCAGCAGTTCAACCAAGCATCCCGTATAGGCCGCCAGCTGCTCATCGAACTCGCCATACAGCCGAGCGGACATGCGGTGATACAGGCTGGTTCCGACGACACCATGCACCAATCCCAGACTGACAACGTACCAGGTGATCAGACGAACGCGGATGTTGCGCACGGTCATTCAGGCGACACAGGCTGGGTCGTGGATCGTATAGCCAGTCCCGCGGATCGTGTGAATCAGTGGCACCTGGCCACTCTGGTCCACCTTCCGCCGCAGATGGCTCAGGTGCACTTCGACCAAATTCGTGCCGCTGTCGAAGTCGTAGTTCCAGACGTGCTGCTCGATCATGGTCCGGGTGACGACCTGGCTGGCGTTGCGCATTAGGTATTCCAACAGCGCGAATTCGCGCGGCGTGAACTCGAGCTGCCGACCGGCCCGGGTCACTCGCCGGGTCGCGGTATCCAGGACCAGGTCACCTACCTGCAGGAGATGCGTCTGGGGTGTGCGGCGTCTCAGCAGCGATTGCACTCGGGCCACGAGCTCGGCCACTGCGAATGGTTTGCTCAGATAGTCGTCACAACCAGCGTGCAGTCCCTCGACCCGGTTGTGCACGGCGCTTCTCGCGGTCACCGCCAGCACGGGGGTCGCAATCCCTTGTTGCCGCAGGGTCTTCACCAGGGCCAGTCCATCGAGCTTCGGCAGCCTCAGATCCAAGATGATCGCGTCGTAACTGGTGGCCTGCGCGAGGTCCAGTCCGGCCTCACCGTCGTGCGTGCAGTCCACCGCATAGCCGACCTCCGCCAGACTCCGCCGGATAAAGCTGGCGACCCGTTTCTCATCTTCCACGACGAGGATGCGCATATCGGAAAAATTGTAAGGAACCGCACCTCTTCAATCTATGATCTGTGTCATGGGGTCGCTACGGTCCATGACGCATCTGAACGGTTTAGCTTCGTGGGACATCTCGCCACCATGCAGAAACGGTGAGGGCGGCTTTCGACCACCCTCACCTTACGCCATGAGGTCACAACTTCGCGAGCTCGCCCTGCTGGATTTTCTCCACCAGCGTGTTCCAGGCCTCTTTGGGAAGGCGGACGAGATTGCCTTCCTCGCCAATTCGGACTTCATCATTGGCCACGTCCCCGAGACAGCAGGAGCCCTGCGGATTGGTCACTTCGCAGTAGCAGTTGCCAGCTTTCCAGAGGTGTCAGACGCTTCCTGAACGGGCGGAAGTGTCTGACGCTTAACGGGTGCGGCGGGGGCCGCGGTAGGGGGCGTGGCGCTCGGTGTACTCGATGATCGTGCGCATCATCTTCACCGTTTCCACCGGATACCGGCCCATCGCGGTCTCGCCGGAGAGCATGACGAAGTTGGAGCCGTCGATCACCGCATTGGCCACATCGCTCACCTCGGCGCGCGTTGGCTGCGGATGGTCGATCATGTGTTCCAGCATTTGGGTAGCCGTGATCACTGGCTTCTTGTAGTGGTTACAGGCGGCGATCATCCATTTCTGCAGGATCGGGATTTCGTGGACCGGCAATGAGATCCCCAGGTCGCCGCGCGCGACCATAATGCTATCCGCCCGCCTGAGAATCGCCGCTAGGTTCTGCACCCCTTCCCGGTTCTCGATTTTGGCGATGACCTGGCAGTGCGGCAAGGTTTCCCGCAGCAGCCGCTTGACCGCATCCACATCCGCCGCGTTGCGCACGAATGATTGCGCCACATACTCGACCTTATGTTGAATGGCAAATGATAAATCGGCCATGTCCTTGCTGCTGATCGCCGGAAAATCCAGGTGGGTGTCCGGAATATTCACCCCTTTACGCTCGCCCAATTTGCCCCCTTGGATCACCTGGGTCACGACATGGTCCTCAAAACTTCGGAGCACGTTCAAGTGCAGATTGCCGTCATCGATGTAGATCATCTGTCCGGGTTGAATCCGGGTGAAGCGGCCGGTGTAACTCAGCGACACCCCCTCCCCTGTCCCTGTCCTGGGCTTGCGGTAGAGGATAAATCGCTGCCCTGTTTCCAGCAGGATGGCGCGGTGGCTGCGGAGCACTCCAGTGCGGATGCGATGGCCGGCCAAGTCTTGAAGGATGGCGATCGGACGGCTCAGGCCTCGCTGGGCCTTGCGGATCTGCGAGAGCATCCGCTCATGATCCTCCAGCGTGCCGTGGGAGAAGTTGAACCGGAAGACGCTGACCCCCTCCCGGATCAATTGGCGCAGAACCGTAGCGCTCGCGCAGCTAGGACCAACGGTGGCAATAATCTTTGTGCGCGTCTGCATCAATCGAACACCGCTGCGCGTGGGGAACGCGCTGGCGGCTCAGGGCTCACAGGCAACGTGAGATCGAGGGACGCCTGGCCGGGGATGCACAGCTCCTTGCAGGCAAGCCAACTCACGGTCGCGTTGAGAGGAAGCTCGGTGTAGGCGTCTCTCACCGTCTGATACCGAAGCTCGCTGATCAGCGTGACGTCCTTCTCATAGCCAAATGTCTTGATGTTTCCCGGGTCCATAAACCGTTTGGGGTTCGGCCACTGAAGCGGCCCGAACCAACACCCTGACGGCGCTGACCATTCGATCTTGGTGGGCAACCCCGCGTCGCCAGGGGTCTCATAGTAAATATGCCAGCCTGGCTCTATCGTAAAGCGCACCCCGACTCTCGTGGCGCCTCCGGGTTGAATCGTCGTGTGCTCGGCGATCAACTCAGCGTTGACCGGATGAGGGGCGGCGACATCAGGTTCCTTGCTGGGCGATTCATCCGCATCGGTGGCGGCCCGCCCGCATGCGCAGACCGTCAACAATAGAAGTGTCAGACACTTCCTGAACAGGCGCAAGTGTCTGACACCTGTTGGATCAGCGGACATCAGCGTATCGATCC
It includes:
- a CDS encoding HAMP domain-containing histidine kinase; the encoded protein is MTVRNIRVRLITWYVVSLGLVHGVVGTSLYHRMSARLYGEFDEQLAAYTGCLVELLPQHKGIEVGRVVKEMADLHGVERELYVHITDGAGKTLYDTAVLPLDVSDTLRVSAEAGTGRPVSVRLPHAGRWRALRQEVREDGRLAYVGTVAMPLRGVQEGLWHLLETLVILVPIIFLVASIGAWVLLNRALAPLRHMIDSAQAIQADNVVDRRIPVPATGDEVERLANTFNEMAGRLHRSFAQMRQFTSDASHELRTPLAVLKGEIETGISACPVPGRCQETLQNCMTEIDRLTRLIDGLLLLSRADGGRLELERESVSLSRLIHEMAEDARLLGEAKQLEVDVVNGRDIIVRADEMRLKQLLLNLVDNAVKYTPERGRIILGYWASDEHVELTVKDTGIGIAPEHLPHIFDRFYRVDQSRDGAVGGHGLGLAICQMIAEAHGGTIRVESTSGQGTAFRIRLPLA
- a CDS encoding response regulator transcription factor, with the translated sequence MRILVVEDEKRVASFIRRSLAEVGYAVDCTHDGEAGLDLAQATSYDAIILDLRLPKLDGLALVKTLRQQGIATPVLAVTARSAVHNRVEGLHAGCDDYLSKPFAVAELVARVQSLLRRRTPQTHLLQVGDLVLDTATRRVTRAGRQLEFTPREFALLEYLMRNASQVVTRTMIEQHVWNYDFDSGTNLVEVHLSHLRRKVDQSGQVPLIHTIRGTGYTIHDPACVA
- the pyk gene encoding pyruvate kinase, which produces MQTRTKIIATVGPSCASATVLRQLIREGVSVFRFNFSHGTLEDHERMLSQIRKAQRGLSRPIAILQDLAGHRIRTGVLRSHRAILLETGQRFILYRKPRTGTGEGVSLSYTGRFTRIQPGQMIYIDDGNLHLNVLRSFEDHVVTQVIQGGKLGERKGVNIPDTHLDFPAISSKDMADLSFAIQHKVEYVAQSFVRNAADVDAVKRLLRETLPHCQVIAKIENREGVQNLAAILRRADSIMVARGDLGISLPVHEIPILQKWMIAACNHYKKPVITATQMLEHMIDHPQPTRAEVSDVANAVIDGSNFVMLSGETAMGRYPVETVKMMRTIIEYTERHAPYRGPRRTR